TTGTACTATCATAAAAAAATAAAAGTATCTAGAAATGAAAAGTTAATTTTTTAACAAAAAATACAAGTAAATAAAATGGATGTATAAAAAAGATTTTTAGATCGAGAAAGGACTAAACATTCAAACGGCTCTTACTATGTTCTATAAAGAGATTGGTTGGGATGAAAAAACAGTAGCATCCATTGGAGCTACTTTAGAAAAATTAAGCATGGAAGATGTAGCGGAAGAACGTGCAAAGCTAAAATTATTACGATAATAGTAAGTATATACTACAAAAAGTACTAAGTTTTGTAGCAAAATATTGGTAGGGAGGTGTTTTTATGTTTGGAAGATTAGGAACTGGAGAGCTTATTTTAATACTTGGTATAGCCCTAGTTATATTTGGACCTGCAAAGCTGCCAGAACTTGGTAAAGCAATGGGTAAAGGGTTAAATGAGTTTAAATCACATGCTAACAGAATTACAGAAGATGTTAAAGAAAGTGTAGATGTAGAAGATAAGAAAGATAAATAAAACTAATTTTAAAGCCTTAGATATATCTAGGGCTTTAAATATTAATTGGAATTTAAAAATGTTTTTTTCTTTTCCTTTTTTTCTAAACATATCATTCATGTCTTTTAGCCCTTCTTCTTCTGTAAGGTCTCCAGTAACTTTAGCTGTAACTTCTGCAATTATAATGTTTATACCTTTTGGATCGTTAATCTCATTAGCTAAAGTGTAGCATGGTACTTCTACGATTTTAACATCATCTCTAACATTAATGTCGCATGTAACTATATCACTATTTACAACTACTGTTTCACTTGGTATTACAATGCTATTGTAATAGACAGGTTGAATCATCTAATGTATAATGTATGATGTATATAGCAATAGATGTAATTTACTGAAATTATAATAAGTAGCAGGAGAGTCGATGTTATGGCAGAACATGTATTAGATATGGCAAAAAAATGTTTACAATGTAAAAATCCTGGATGTCAAAAGGGATGTCCTATAGGTACACCTATAAAAGATA
This region of Alkaliphilus flagellatus genomic DNA includes:
- a CDS encoding twin-arginine translocase TatA/TatE family subunit — its product is MFGRLGTGELILILGIALVIFGPAKLPELGKAMGKGLNEFKSHANRITEDVKESVDVEDKKDK